The DNA region TAATCTAGTCCATTATCACTCATCACCCCTTTTGTCGTTTCATATCAATAAAAACTGACAACGTGTCGTTGTTCATAAACTAATcaggttttttatttttaaatttcaatttatttcaatacatCGACCGTACCGTTTTATGCTCTTCTCTACGATATTGATTGCGTTTTCACATAACGCACAATTGTCGTTTCTTATAGGAAAGAGAAACAAATACACTTGTTCAGGACTTacctaaaaacaataaaaaccgtTAGATTAATTACGCaacttttatatgtatttgttaCCTTTAATGTCAACATCCTTCGTCTTATCGTCTGGCCTTTACGTTCGAAACTATTTAATATGGTGgctgcaacaaaaaaaaaaaaaaaaacattaaataaaaactaaaagcataatatgtaataataaaaatatgttattgtttttaaatgaattagtcAACTCAGTGTATTCTAAATGTTTTACGGCACTTTGTTAATCATCTTTACTTTATTTCTCAATGAAGAAAGTTGTTTATTTGcagctatatatttttattcgtgtgataatttttattctaaaatcaaTTTGTATCTGTCTATCTTTTGATTTCGGTACAAAAATATCCaaagtaaacataaaattaaatcaacgtACTCACTAACTAAAAAATCAAACGCCtccatttgtttttattaaaaaatggtggagTCGCAAAAAACTAGAATCTAGATGTATAAAAACGAAAGGAATTGCTTGTcccaattatatattattttcggTTCGCAGCCCTGTTACATGTGGCCGTTGAATATCGTTGAACGAAATTGCCATTTATATTATCACAAAACCCTccgttttaatttgaaatttttgaccAGCCGAAGATAATAGCAGATGTCGCTTTCGACATCGACGTTTTAGTTCGACTAACGTATAACAGATGGGACACGAATCCACTTTTCCTGTGTTTTCAACCCGAAGGAATATTTCGGCCATTTTAACGATGTTTCTGGCTTTTCCGATTTTCATTTTTCCGTGAATATTAACCGGTACACAAGTAAATCGCATCGTTCAATTTTGTCGAGCGCCGCGTCGTCGCGGGTAGTCGCCGTCGACGCCGTCGTCGTTGTCGTTTCCGAAATATTGTTCCTTGTTAAAATGTGAACGAAAACAAGTTTGTTTGATTGATCGTTGTgacgaaaataaatcaaatcaatCACGGTGCGAAAATGAACAAGTTTCACTTTGTGTGTTTCATTCTTTACACTTTGGCAGGTaagattatttgtttattaatttactttaccaaGTATAAATTACTACTATTAATACTGATATGTATGTGTGCacgtattaatttatcattcatAATTCTGAATGTCCGAATCTAGTTTGCTTTGCCGAACTGGATGATAAAAGCGAAGAGGTGAGTGAGacaaatcattaatttcattaatgttaacgttaattgtaattgttagtAAGGGTGAATAGAAAACAGATCGTTTcgactgatttatttattgctaaaagtaaaatgaatgaataattaaaattcgttGAGCAAGAGGCGAAAAAATCGATAGGGAACAAGTGGAATGTCAAGGTTAAAAAATGCACGTTTTCTTTGAAGGAACTGGATTCGTTGACGATGATTCAAACGTCGAACGAAACGTTGGAGGAGGAACGACCGCCCGATTCGCACGAAGCGATGTCGCAGCGGCGAAACCCCCTTCAAGGCCGACACCAGAAGATAAGGGAGAGAAGGAGCTACGAATTTTTGATGGGCCTCATTAACAACAATTCCAAATTTGAACTCACCAAAAACGACCAATTTAACAGcaacagcaacaacaacaacaacaacaacaacaacaacaaactgGTACGAACattgaatgtaataaaatgtgcaGGGACCGATTAACCGACACAACTAACTATTTGTTTGTCGACAGATCGAGAAGGAAGAATTCGAAGCGACCGAATTGTTGCTGGAATTGATGGTACGAATCGCCGCGAATCCGAACCAGTGGGAAAAAGTGCACAATCTGTTGGGTAACTAGATGATAACTAAAAATCAAATCGTTTGCATTTCTACCGTGAATTTCTGTTGGCTTTTTCCAGAGAAAATCGACAAAGACATTTCGACATCGAAATCGATATTGAACGAGTTGAAGACAAATCCACAACAGAAACGCATAAAAGTGGAAGGCCACACCGTCTCCACAACCGAATCGACGTCGTCGTTCAAGAAAGAGAAATGGCCTGACTTCGAAAAGTCGCAACCGAAGAAACCGTATCAGAACGCGAAAAACTTTGCGTATCACAGAGTGACAGGCAAACCGATTTACTTGAATAAAAATCCGAAAGCGTACATCGCCGTCTCGGTGATCGCCCCGAAAACGAAAAACACCGCCAAAACGGTCGAGAAAGATGCCAATTTGGATTTGGAAGATGAACTGAAGAGATTGAAACCGTGGACGCACGAACAAAACCTGAAAGACATGGAAACTTTGAGATCGAGATGGTTGATTAAATCGGGAAAATAACAGATTCATAATGATGATTCACTTTTGTAGATATTTAATCATATCacgtgtaaaatatatttattatattaattattgttgttgcaCTTAGATTATTAACTATATACATATAGTAcagtaatcaaataattaaataaaacgtttatttaattacagtgttttttattcattataatgatcaatataaacaaataataattctctACTTTTAATACTGCAAAATTGATAACCGATCGAAGTATAAAGAAATATCCCCTCTTCCTTACCTCTTTCACATCTACTCATATTTGTCTCATGTCAGATACATTTTACTTTATGacaactgaaaaaaatttattgactcGACAAAGAGTTTCAAACGGCGACATATGCGGATAATCTCCACTCACACTTCGCCATTTTCATTTCCATGGtttgaataaacaaacaacGATTTGTGTCGATATGTCTTGGAAGAATTCAGTTCCGCGCCGTTTTTTTAACCGTTAACGTTGTTCGTTTAATGACAGTTTAAAATCTAATCGGAATCAAAACATAACCTATAAATTACGTACACACGGATTTCGGTTAAGCGAATGAATGTatagtttttgaatatataaacatGTTTATAGTACCTGTATCTGATCAATTATTTTGGAATCTACATATGCTAATAGAATAACCGAAATAATCATTTGTTGCTTCGTCCGCAACATGTTTGAACGCCAACGTTTAAAATGAAACGGACCGCGCCGCTTTCCTTAATAACGTTGCGCGGCAAAACGTTTCGATTTTCTGGTAACCAACACCAACCTGAAACGTTGAGAGTCACTAGATGTTCAGCCGGGATTTCGAATTCTGTCACCGCATTTATGTTGGCGATTAATGCCAACTTGAAATTGTGCGAGCCACGAGAAAATATCGTTGCACGTTAGTTTTTAGGTTGCAGACTTGTCCCGAAGGCGCAAAATCACTAGACGGTGAAAAAACGTTGAGTTTTTCTGTCACAAATGTTCGAGATTTCAAATGTAAAGCACGTGTTCGTTTTTAAAACGGTTTtcgttacttttaatttttatcgtttCAACTAACCGTCGTCGTACAGTGATCGAAAGCAATGCCGAAAAAAGAAAACTTACCTGATTTTCAAGATTCTCCGCGGAGATCGTCGAGATTAAGTCTGAATTCTGTGCCATCTTCGATAAAAACCCGCAGAGGATCGCAAGATACGGTGACTTCCACTCCTAAAACGATGAAAACCAGAAGATTATCGCAAATCCAGGACAACGAAGAGAAGGAGAATTTGGAGAGGAACGTTTTAAGGAGAAGAGGTGAGTTGTAACCGATTATTTTCTTCTCGGGGGAAAAATAGAAGGTGACGACAGTTTTTGACGGTTTTCCTctcttttcaatattttaatttatcgttgtgttatactaataataatttatatttaattttttaataacgatTTCCTATCCACTTCCTTCATTTATAACAACAACACAGACAATCCTCGTTTagtctaaacaattttaagtgtgtatattttttaaagacgaatcattaaattataattattaataacgtataataataataattttttcaccaACCAATATTTTGCTGTGATATTTAAAGTAGTGTTTTCTGTCCGTTATCAGAATCTACCACTCCACCACTCTGAACCACTTGTGATTGAAAACACGTTTAGATTCCGAATTAGCTGCTAATTAGTGaccataaatgaaaaaataattaacgtaTAATAGATTATtcgaattagaaatttaaaattgcgcTCGCACTGCCATCTGTCTATTAAAACCTGAAACACATTTCTATATTGATCAGCTGATTTGATTGTGTTATTTTCCAGTGTCgtagttaaaacaaaaataatcgaTTGACCgagaattattataaagtattaataaagtttagttgtttttaaacaattctgaaaacttgaaattgcCTCTCCGAAAGCAAATTGTGAGAAATTgtacaatgaaatattttcacagCCTCTCAACTGATCGAAGAGCCGGAAGAAAAACCGTCGCCGAGGCGACAAACCAAAACGCCCAAACCGGAAGAGAAAGGAGCCGAGGAGCCGAAGAAACGCGGACGAAAACCGTCCATAACCAAAACAAGAAACGAAGTGGAAGATGATAAAGTACAAGACGAAGAACCCAAAACTCGAATGACAAGAAGAAATTCCGTTGCCAGGGCCAAAAGTGAAGAGGAGGAAAACGTCCAAGTGGTCGAGACCAGAACGCGAATCACCAGAAGAAATTCCATCGCCAAAAACAACGAAGAAGCGGCGGAAGAGACACCGAAAAAAATTACCAGAAGCAGAAGAAGTTCTTTGGCAAAGGACGACGAAGGAACGGTACCGAAAATTACGAGAAGCAGACGAAGTTCCATCAACAGTGTCGCCGAAGAGAAACCGACCGGTCCCAAAACCAGAAGACGCTCTTCTGTGGCGGAAGAGGATCGCGAAGAGAAAACCGTGACGCTGACCccgattaaaatgaaaaagaaacaGGAGAACTTCGTCGATCCGAATTTGAGCGTGATTTGCGAATCGGAAGACGACACAAAAGTTTCGCCACGGAGATCACCGAGAATCAACAAGATGGGAGGAAGCGCGAAGAAAGAATCGCCGTCGAAACGTTCGTTGAACACCAGCGAAAACGAAGAGTCCCCCAAAAAGAAAAAGACCGAAGAAAATAGTGAAGATGCGACCGAAAAGAGTGCAGAAGAAGAAACCAGAAAAAATTTGGAAGAGGTCGTCTTCGTATTGAACGAAGAGTTTGTCGATAAAAAAGAACAACTGAAATCGATGAGTGACGATTACGAATTTCAACTTTCCGATGAAGAGGAATCGAAGAACGATCAAGTTTTGGCCGACAAAAACGAAGAAAAAGTTAAAGAACAAGAGGAAAACGAACCACCTAAAGAGACGACGAAGGTTCCGAccaaagaaaatgaaaaatcagATGTAGAAATCGATTCCGATTTGGAGGCCAAGTTGCTGGAAGAAGACAGTTGTGAAATGTCTAAATT from Aethina tumida isolate Nest 87 chromosome 1, icAetTumi1.1, whole genome shotgun sequence includes:
- the LOC109601450 gene encoding putative uncharacterized protein DDB_G0289963, with the translated sequence MNKFHFVCFILYTLAVCFAELDDKSEEELDSLTMIQTSNETLEEERPPDSHEAMSQRRNPLQGRHQKIRERRSYEFLMGLINNNSKFELTKNDQFNSNSNNNNNNNNNNKLVRTLNIEKEEFEATELLLELMVRIAANPNQWEKVHNLLEKIDKDISTSKSILNELKTNPQQKRIKVEGHTVSTTESTSSFKKEKWPDFEKSQPKKPYQNAKNFAYHRVTGKPIYLNKNPKAYIAVSVIAPKTKNTAKTVEKDANLDLEDELKRLKPWTHEQNLKDMETLRSRWLIKSGK